In Oryza brachyantha chromosome 2, ObraRS2, whole genome shotgun sequence, a single window of DNA contains:
- the LOC102714895 gene encoding (R)-mandelonitrile beta-glucosyltransferase-like, which yields MSSSSAAAAPAPAHAVFFPFPVQGHVALALHLAKLLHARDGVRVTFVHSERNRRRVLRSRGATALDGAPGFRFAAVPDGLPLDGDADAPPGMLPLLVAIRSTVPHFKNVLDDAAASGDPATCVVSDMDHILLAARDMGLPTVVPWVPSACGLLSSLHYQQLIDRGLLPLKDAEQLSNGHLDSTVVDWVPGLPADMRLRDFGSFIRTTDPDDAVLAMYVSYMECLRTTPSAVVLNTFDELEGEVVAALSRLLPPVYTVGPIPRLAAAHVAGRGPVDALGASLWPEDSRCLEWLRGKPPRSVLYVNFGSIVVVTREQLVELAWGLAASGHQFLWVIRDDQAKNGGGGDPADMFPPEFAEAAAKGRCYLTRWCPQEAVLQHDAIGAFLTHCGWNSMLDGICNGVPMLCYPLGADQETNCRYARTEWRIGAEVGESIEREAVARMVREVMGEDRGKEMRRRAMEWKEKVAMAVAPGGSSWVNLEKLVKEMFLSTD from the exons atgtcgtcgtcgtcggcggcggcggcgccagcgccAGCCCACGCCGTGTTCTTCCCGTTCCCGGTGCAGGGCCACGTCGCTCTGGCGCTGCACCTGGCTAAGCTCCTCCACGCCAGGGACGGCGTCCGCGTCACCTTCGTCCACTCCGagcgcaaccgccgccgcgtgctccGCTCGCGCGGCGCCACCGCGCTCGACGGCGCCCCGGGGTTCCGCTTCGCCGCCGTTCCCGACGGCCTGCCGTTAGACGGGGACGCCGACGCTCCCCCCGGCATGCTCCCCCTGCTCGTCGCCATAAGGTCAACCGTGCCGCACTTCAAGAACGTgctcgacgacgccgccgcctccggtgaCCCGGCCACCTGCGTCGTCTCCGACATGGACCACATCTTGCTCGCCGCCAGGGACATGGGCCTTCCGACGGTGGTGCCCTGGGTGCCCAGCGCCTGCGGCCTCCTGTCGTCCCTGCACTACCAGCAGCTCATCGACCGAGGCCTTCTTCCTCTCAAAG ATGCTGAGCAGCTGAGCAATGGCCACCTCGACAGCACGGTGGTCGACTGGGTGCCGGGGTTGCCGGCGGACATGCGCCTGCGCGACTTCGGCAGCTTCATCCGCACGACGGACCCCGACGACGCCGTGCTTGCCATGTACGTGTCCTACATGGAGTGCCTCCGGACCACGCCGTCCGCCGTCGTCCTCAACACGTTCGACGAGCTGGAAGgcgaggtcgtcgccgccctgtCGCGCCTCCTGCCGCCGGTCTACACGGTCGGGCCGATCccgcggctcgccgccgcgcacgtCGCCGGACGCGGCCCGGTCGACGCGCTGGGGGCGAGCCTCTGGCCGGAGGACAGCCGCTGCCTCGAGTGGCTCCGGGGCAAGCCGCCTCGCTCCGTCCTGTACGTCAACTTCGGCAGCATCGTCGTCGTGACGAGGGAGCAGCTAGTGGAGCTCGCGTGGGGCCTCGCCGCAAGCGGCCACCAGTTTCTCTGGGTGATTCGAGACGACCAAGCcaagaacggcggcggcggcgacccagccGACATGTTCCCGCCGGAGTTCGCGGAGGCGGCCGCCAAGGGCCGGTGCTACCTGACGAGGTGGTGCCCCCAGGAGGCGGTGCTCCAGCACGACGCCATCGGGGCGTTCCTGACGCACTGCGGGTGGAACTCCATGCTCGACGGCATCTGCAACGGCGTGCCGATGCTGTGCTACCCGCTCGGCGCGGACCAGGAGACGAACTGCCGGTACGCTCGCACGGAGTGGCGCATCGGCGCGGAGGTCGGCGAGAGCATAGAGCGGGAAGCGGTGGCGAGGATGGTGAGGGAGGTGATGGGAGAAGATCGTGGGAAGGAGATGAGGCGGCGCGCCATGGAGTGGAAGGAGAAGGTGGCCATGGCGGTAGCACCTGGTGGTAGTTCATGGGTCAACTTGGAAAAGTTGGTCAAGGAGATGTTTCTCTCCAcagattaa